The following coding sequences are from one Salvia hispanica cultivar TCC Black 2014 chromosome 3, UniMelb_Shisp_WGS_1.0, whole genome shotgun sequence window:
- the LOC125215245 gene encoding 6-phosphofructo-2-kinase/fructose-2,6-bisphosphatase-like, with amino-acid sequence MGTAASTNADTSSHGSEDHAGGQLYVSLKMENYRLKGELVPHVYGSAPLVGSWDSSKALSMERESTFMWELSFVVPPNHETLDFKFLLKPKHGNVPCVVEEGPNRQLIGGTLQGDQDSAMFKLSGDEILEYKVFIKADRVSPFDLAASWRAYQENFQRSTVRGIPDVSIASATEAANEIGSQASLELDIEHYVVPAPSSANSGPVYAANMTETPRSLARTGVFSRNDSSLGSSHSQKDLGASVDRPGGMEVIVPETAKLSLGSGLVESKSVGTFSNMQKQEGHRGLFVDRGVGSPRLMKSSSSSAFAVDVKLGSESKNSMPAAAGAVAAGAVADQMLGPKEDRHLAIVLVGLPARGKTFTAAKLTRYLRWLGHDTKHFNVGKYRRLKHGVNKTADFFSGDNPEGIEARNEVAALAMEDMISWMQEGGQVGIFDATNSTRKRRNMLMKMAEGECKIIFLETLCNDRNIIERNIRLKVQQSADYAEEPDFEAGYQDFKVRLENYEKVYEPVEEGSYIKMIDMVSGNGGQIQVNNISGYLPGRIVFFLVNTHLTPRPILLTRHGESRYNVRGRIGGDSAISDSGELYAKKLANFVERRLKNEKAASIWTSTLQRTILTAGPIGGFPKIQWRALDEINSGVCDGMTYEEIKKNMPEEYESRKKDKLRYRYPRGESYLDVIQRLEPVIIELERQRAPVVVISHQAVLRALYAYFADRPLKEIPHIEMPLHTIIEIQMGVTGVQEKRYKLM; translated from the exons CTGTCTATGGAGAGGGAATCGACTTTCATGTGGGAATTAAGCTTTGTTGTACCACCTAATCACG AGACACTggattttaagtttttgttgAAGCCAAAGCATGGTAATGTGCCTTGTGTTGTGGAGGAGGGTCCAAATAGGCAATTGATAGGAGGTACGTTGCAAGGGGATCAGGACTCGGCTATGTTTAAGTTGTCTGGAGATGAGATTCTCGAGTATAAAGTATTCATTAAAGCGGATAGGGTTTCACCATTCGATCTTGCTGCAAGTTGGAGGGCGTATCAGGAGAACTTCCAGCGATCTACTGTTCGTGGAATACCAGACGTCAGTATAGCTTCTGCTACTGAAGCTGCTAATGAG ATTGGATCCCAAGCAAGTTTGGAGCTCGATATTGAGCACTATGTTGTTCCGGCTCCATCATCTGCAAATTCAGGTCCTGTTTATGCAGCAAATATGACTGAAACTCCTAGATCACTTGCTCGTACAGGAGTGTTTTCTAGGAATGACAGCTCTCTTGGTTCATCACATTCTCAAAAAGACCTCGGTGCCTCAGTTGACCGACCTGGT GGGATGGAAGTCATTGTCCCAGAAACAGCAAAATTGTCTTTAGGATCTGGCTTGGTTGAGTCAAAGTCTGTTGGAACTTTTTCTAACATGCAGAAACAGGAAGGACACAGAGGACTCTTTGTGGATAGGGGGGTAGGATCCCCTAGGCTAATGAAATCATCAAGTTCATCAGCTTTTGCTGTTGATGTCAAACTTGGTTCAGAGTCTAAG AACTCTATGCCAGCTGCTGCAGGAGCTGTTGCAGCAGGAGCTGTAGCGGATCAGATGCTTGGGCCCAAGGAGGATAGGCATTTGGCAATCGTCCTG GTTGGGTTGCCTGCACGGGGTAAAACTTTCACAGCAGCAAAACTTACTCGATATCTTCGCTGGTTAGGACATGATACCAAACACTTTAATGTTGGGAAG TATAGAAGGCTCAAGCATGGAGTTAACAAG ACAGCTGATTTTTTCAGCGGCGACAATCCAGAAGGCATAGAGGCACGCAATGAG GTAGCAGCTCTTGCAATGGAGGATATGATATCGTGGATGCAAGAGGGTGGCCAG GTTGGGATATTTGATGCTACGAACAGCACCAGGAAAAGACGGAATATGCTTATGAAAATGGCTGAAGGAGAATGCAAG ATTATCTTTCTGGAGACATTATGCAACGATAGGAATATAATTGAGAGGAATATACGTCTCAAAGTTCAACAGAGCGCAGACTATGCAGAAGA GCCAGATTTTGAAGCAGGTTATCAGGATTTCAAGGTCCGACTGGAAAATTACGAAAAG GTCTATGAGCCAGTTGAAGAAGGGtcttatataaaaatgatagacATGGTCTCTGGAAATGGTGGACAAATACAA GTGAACAACATTAGTGGGTACCTTCCAGGGCGGATAGTATTCTTCCTG GTGAATACACATCTGACTCCCCGTCCAATTTTGCTTACCAGGCATGGAGAGAGCCGATACAATGTCAGAGGTCGAATTGGCGGTGACAGTGCCATAAG TGATTCTGGCGAGCTTTATGCTAAGAAGCTTGCAAATTTTGTCGAGAGGCGcctgaaaaatgaaaaggctGCTTCC ATATGGACTAGCACGTTACAGAGAACAATTCTGACAGCAGGTCCGATTGGAGGATTTCCCAAG ATACAATGGCGTGCACTTGACGAAATTAATTCTGGTGTATGCGATGGGATGACATatgaagaaattaagaaaaatatgcCAGAAGAATATGA ATCGCGTAAAAAGGACAAGTTAAGGTACAGATATCCTCGTGGAGAATCTTATCTTGACGTTATACAACG GCTGGAGCCTGTAATTATTGAGCTCGAACGACAAAGAGCTCCCGTTGTGGTCATATCCCACCAG GCAGTTTTGAGGGCTTTGTATGCTTATTTTGCTGATAGGCCATTGAAAGAGATTCCCCATATCGAG ATGCCGCTTCACACAATAATAGAGATACAGATGGGAGTTACCGGTGTCCAAGAGAAACGATACAAGCTCATGTGA
- the LOC125215068 gene encoding acyl-lipid omega-3 desaturase (cytochrome b5), endoplasmic reticulum-like, which yields MAVSSGARLSESGAEGGEPYAGQCEHLEGIGKRAADKFDPAAPPPFKIADIRAAIPPHCWVKDPLRSLSYVAWDLIAVAALLAAAAYFDSWIFWPIYWAAQGTMFWALFVLGHDCGHGSFSDSTTLNNVVGHILHSSILVPYHGWRISHRTHHQNHGHVEKDESWVPLPENLYKQLDFSTKFLRYKIPFPMFAYPLYLWYRSPGKTGSHFNPDSSLFKPNERDLVITSTVCWAAMVAFLLYASTIVGPTMLFKLYGVPYLIFVVWLDTVTYLHHHGYDKKLPWYRSKEWSYLRGGLTTVDQDYGIFNKIHHDIGTHVIHHLFPQIPHYHLVEATREAKRVLGNYYREPRKSGPVPFHLIPTLLKSLSRDHYVSDNGDIVYYQTDSQLFSSKEI from the exons ATGGCCGTTTCTTCCGGTGCCCGTCTCTCCGAGAGTGGCGCTGAAGGAGGAGAGCCCTACGCCGGCCAATGCGAGCACCTCGAAGGAATCGGAAAGCGCGCCGCCGACAAATTCGACCCCGCCGCGCCGCCGCCGTTCAAGATCGCCGACATCCGCGCCGCGATCCCGCCGCATTGCTGGGTGAAGGACCCCCTCCGCTCCCTCAGCTACGTCGCCTGGGAtctcatcgccgtcgccgcgctcctcgccgccgccgcctacTTCGACAGCTGGATCTTCTGGCCGATCTACTGGGCGGCCCAGGGCACCATGTTTTGGGCCTTGTTCGTCCTCGGCCACGATTG TGGGCACGGGAGTTTTTCAGACAGCACCACGCTAAATAACGTGGTGGGACACATACTACATTCTTCAATTCTTGTACCTTATCATGGATG GCGAATTAGCCATCGAACACACCACCAGAATCAtggtcacgtggagaaggacGAGTCATGGGTGCCg CTGCCTGAGAATTTATACAAGCAGCTAGATTTCTCAACTAAATTCTTGAGATACAAAATCCCATTCCCCATGTTTGCCTACCCTCTCTACTTG tgGTATAGAAGTCCTGGAAAAACTGGATCTCATTTCAACCCAGATAGCAGTTTGTTCAAACCCAATGAGAGAGATTTGGTCATCACTTCCACCGTTTGTTGGGCTGCAATGGTTGCTTTTCTCCTTTATGCTTCCACCATTGTTGGCCCAACCATGTTGTTCAAGCTCTACGGCGTGCCTTATTTG ATATTCGTTGTGTGGTTGGACACGGTGACATATTTGCATCACCATGGTTACGACAAGAAGCTGCCATGGTACCGCAGCAag GAATGGAGTTATTTAAGAGGAGGATTGACAACAGTAGATCAAGACTATGGAATATTCAACAAAATTCACCATGATATTGGCACCCATGTTATACACCACCTCTTCCCTCAGATCCCACACTACCATTTAGTGGAAGCG ACGAGGGAGGCGAAGAGGGTGCTCGGAAATTACTACAGAGAGCCCAGAAAATCTGGACCAGTTCCATTTCACTTGATTCCCACATTGTTGAAAAGTCTAAGCAGAGATCATTATGTCAGTGATAATGGAGACATAGTTTACTATCAAACTGATAGTCAGCTATTTTCGTCAAAAGAGATTTAG
- the LOC125216583 gene encoding traB domain-containing protein-like isoform X1, with amino-acid sequence MIGSDHESPKSWAEIKAVIQFVKPEAVFFLELCASRRHILTHDKIEMPTLQDMVHMWEKYESLYSILFKRYVAQLFIKYKYEHVPGGDFLTAYIEATKYGAKVILGDRPVEITTLRHWANTSLWQTYMKYKRPHMMLPEDLAKKVKEAQKTGKVDADTVKQVICEMTKQDPIGSKIIIHERDQYMSFKLLEVARQHKSVVAVVGRGHVPGIQNNWKQHVEVEQLLNVPLRKKMLRIATRVAQVACLYGTYLYFDELKQGWIQFFIIKR; translated from the exons ATGATCGGATCCGATCACGAATCTCCG aaATCATGGGCAGAAATTAAGGCTGTGATCCAATTCGTGAAACCAGAG gctgttttttttttggagctGTGCGCTAGTCGCCGTCATATTCTTACGCATGATAAAATTGAG ATGCCGACTTTGCAAGATATGGTGCATATGTGGGAGAAATATGAAAGTCTTTATTCAATTCTATTCAAGCGGTATGTTGCTCAG ctctttattaaatataaatatgagcATGTGCCCGGTGGAGATTTTCTTACGGCATATATCGAAGCAACAAAATATGGTGCCAAGGTCATACTTGGTGATAGACCTGTAGAG ATTACAACTTTGAGACATTGGGCCAACACGTCTCTTTGGCAAACCTacatgaaatataaaagaCCACACATGATGTTGCCAGAAGACCTCGCCAAGAAG GTGAAGGAGGCACAAAAGACTGGGAAGGTTGATGCGGACACGGTGAAACAAGTGATTTGTGAGATGACCAAGCAAGATCCTATCGGCTCAAAAATTATTATCCATGAGCGCGACCa ATATATGTCCTTCAAATTACTAGAAGTCGCACGTCAGCATAAGTCAGTCGTTGCTGTTGTGGGGCGGGGTCACGTACCAGGAATCCAAAACAACTGGAAACAACATGTTGAG GTGGAGCAGCTTCTGAACGTCCCACTTCGAAAGAAAATGCTTAGAATTGCAACAAGAGTTGCACAGGTTGCCTGTCTCTATGGCACTTATCTCTACTTCGATGAGTTGAAACAAG GATggatacaattttttataattaaaagatga
- the LOC125216583 gene encoding traB domain-containing protein-like isoform X2: protein MIGSDHESPKSWAEIKAVIQFVKPEAVFFLELCASRRHILTHDKIEMPTLQDMVHMWEKYESLYSILFKRYVAQLFIKYKYEHVPGGDFLTAYIEATKYGAKVILGDRPVEITTLRHWANTSLWQTYMKYKRPHMMLPEDLAKKVKEAQKTGKVDADTVKQVICEMTKQDPIGSKIIIHERDQYMSFKLLEVARQHKSVVAVVGRGHVPGIQNNWKQHVEVEQLLNVPLRKKMLRIATRVAQVACLYGTYLYFDELKQGCLSL from the exons ATGATCGGATCCGATCACGAATCTCCG aaATCATGGGCAGAAATTAAGGCTGTGATCCAATTCGTGAAACCAGAG gctgttttttttttggagctGTGCGCTAGTCGCCGTCATATTCTTACGCATGATAAAATTGAG ATGCCGACTTTGCAAGATATGGTGCATATGTGGGAGAAATATGAAAGTCTTTATTCAATTCTATTCAAGCGGTATGTTGCTCAG ctctttattaaatataaatatgagcATGTGCCCGGTGGAGATTTTCTTACGGCATATATCGAAGCAACAAAATATGGTGCCAAGGTCATACTTGGTGATAGACCTGTAGAG ATTACAACTTTGAGACATTGGGCCAACACGTCTCTTTGGCAAACCTacatgaaatataaaagaCCACACATGATGTTGCCAGAAGACCTCGCCAAGAAG GTGAAGGAGGCACAAAAGACTGGGAAGGTTGATGCGGACACGGTGAAACAAGTGATTTGTGAGATGACCAAGCAAGATCCTATCGGCTCAAAAATTATTATCCATGAGCGCGACCa ATATATGTCCTTCAAATTACTAGAAGTCGCACGTCAGCATAAGTCAGTCGTTGCTGTTGTGGGGCGGGGTCACGTACCAGGAATCCAAAACAACTGGAAACAACATGTTGAG GTGGAGCAGCTTCTGAACGTCCCACTTCGAAAGAAAATGCTTAGAATTGCAACAAGAGTTGCACAGGTTGCCTGTCTCTATGGCACTTATCTCTACTTCGATGAGTTGAAACAAGGTTGCTTGTCTCTATAG